The Chloroflexota bacterium genomic interval ATTCCATTTTATATGAATACAGGATGACAAGTGCTATTAAGGAGCTAGAGAAAGAGATAGAGCAAGCTGAAATCGAGCAAAGACCTATTCGTTTACCGCCATCAAGCTCTGATTAATACTGACGACCTAAAAACCTATCCCACCACCACATTATCAATCAGCCTTGTTTTACCTATCTTCGCCGCCAGCGAGACCAGTGCGGGCGTCCTGACCTCTTCCATCTCCTCCAACGTCTCCGGGTCGGCGATGCTCACGTAATCAATGGTGGCTAAAGGCTCTTGCTGGATAAGCTCGCGCATCTGCCTTCTAATGCTTTCTGCGTCTTTTTCCCCTTTTCCCCAAAGTTCCTGGGCCAGCCACAGCGCGCGGTGGAGGACGGGGGCGGCCTTGCGTTCCTCGGGGTTCAGGCCAACGTTCCGACTGCTTATCGCCAGGCCGTCGGATTCGCGCACCGTGGGCAGGGTAACTATCTCGATGTCCAGATTAAGCTCCTGCACCATCTTTTTAATCACCAGCGCCTGCTGCGCGTCCTTCTGCCCGAAGTAAGAAACGTTCGGCTGTATGATGTTGAACAGTTTATTCACCACCGTGGCCACCCCGCGGAAGTGGCCGGGCCGGGAAGCGCCCTCAAGTCGTTCGGTGACCCCTTCCACGTCCACCCAGCTGTTGAAACCGGGCGGATACATCTCTTCTACCGATGGCGCAAAGACAACGTCGACCTTTTCCTTCTCCAGCAGAGAAAGGTCGCGGGGGAGGTCGCGGGGATAAGCGTTAAAATCCTCGGTGGGGCCGAACTGGGCGGGGTTGACAAAGATACTCACCACCACTGATGCATTCTCGGCGCGGGCCTTTCGCACCAGGCTCAAATGACCCTCGTGGAAGAAGCCCATCGTGGCCACGAAGCCCACCGGCTCTTCAAGCTGTTTTCTTATCCGCCTCATCGCGGCGATAGTTTCAATGACCTGCATAGTATGGTTTCTCCTGTCAAATAAAAAAGCCCTCTCCACGATACTCGAAGAAGACTTTCTTAATGTATTTTTCATCTCTGCCGTCTCGGTCATCTTCGATCCAAGCGACCATTGTTTATCAATGCTTTCCGGCGCTCACCGCCCGATGGGTCGATGGCGAAACTCATGGTTAACAAGGTGATTGTATAATTCAACCGTTGTTTTGTCAAATGGGAAGTTTAAGAGGGGCGAAGCCCTTTTTTTCTAAATCTTCCTTCCCAATGGGAAGGACAAAGGGGGTGAGGTCTATAAAAACAGGAAAAATTGTCTTCGTGGCCGTGTTTCACGTATAATGGGGGGAAAATGGGAGGTGGCCGGGCCATAGAAATCATTCCTGCAGTGGACATCAAAGGCGGACGGTGCGTGCGTCTGTACCAGGGCGACTATGAGCAGGAGACGGTATTCTCAGATGACCCTCTTGAAGTGGCCCTGAAGTGGCAGGCAAAGGGAGCACCGAGGCTGCACATCGTTGACCTGGATGGTGCGGTGGCGGGCGAGTTGCGCAACCGGGACATTATCAGGGAGATATCCAGAGCCATTCTCATTCCGGTGCAGCTTGGCGGCGGCATTCGTCATCTGGAAACCATCGAGACATTGCTGAAAGAGGGCGCGGAGCGCGTGGTGCTGGGCACGGCGGCGGTGGAAAATGCCGAGCTCGTTGCCGAGGCCTGCCGCAAGTTCCGCGATTCGATTGTGGTGAGTGTGGACGCAAACGAGGGGCAGGTGGCCATCCATGGCTGGCACCAAACGACGGAACTGAATGCGCTTGCCTTTATCAAAGCCATGATAAAACTCGGTGTGAGGCGATTTATCTACACCGATATCAGCCGCGATGGCACGCTTACCGAGCCCAATTTTAACGCCATTTCCGAAGTCATTGATGCCACGAGGGCGCCGGTGATTGCGGCCGGCGGCATAGCTTCGCTCAACCACCTGAAAATGCTCAAGAAGCTCGGGGCGGAGGGGGCCATTGTGGGCAAGGCCCTGTATACCGGCGATATCGACCTGAAAAAGGCCATCGCCGACATCAGCCAGATAGGGTAGGACGAAATGGAATCGATTGATAATTTGAAATTCAACGAGCAAGGGCTCATCCCGGCGATTGCCCAGGAGGAGGATACCGGCGAGGTATTGATGCTGGGCTACATGAACGAGGAAGCCCTGCGACGGACCCTTGCCAGCGGTGAAGTCTGGTTTTACAGTCGCAGCCGCCAGGAGCTGTGGCATAAAGGTGCGACTTCCGGCAATCGAATCCTGGTGCGTTCGGTGTGGACTGACTGCGATGGTGACACTATTCTGGTGAGGGCCAAGCCACTCGGCCCCGTGTGTCATACCGGCAGCAGGACCTGCTTCTTCCAGCAGCTAAACGAAGACGGTACGATTGTTACACCTCAAGATGAGGGTTGAGGCATCTCCTCAGCGTCTATCTCCAGAGCCTTCTTCAGGGCAGCAAGCGCCACCTCTATCTGGTCGTCTTCCGGTTCTTTAGTCGTCATTCCCTGCAGCCAGAGTCCTGGGAGCAACACTGCTTTGACCAGCGGATTATTAGTATGTCTGGCGCCAAAGTGGATGAACTCGTAGCCGAGGGCGGCAATCACTGGAATGAGCAGGATACGGGACAGCACCATCAGCCACAGCGCCGGCCGGCCGACCAGCGCGAAAACCACGATGGCAATCACCAGCACCACGAAGAGAAAGCTGGTGCCGCAGCGTACGTGGGCTTTGTCATGTGTTTTTACGGTTTCAACTTCCAACGATGCCCCATGTTCATAGGCATTCACCGCCTTGTGCTCGGCGCCGTGATAGGTGAAGATGCGCCTGATATCTGGAAGCAGGCCAACCAGTTTCAGATAAGCGATGAAGATGACCAGCCTGATGGCGCCTTCAATCAGGTGAAAGACCAGAGACGAGCTGATGTACGGATTGAACAGCCTGGTGAGAAAAAGTGGAATTATGAGAAACAGGACGACAGCCAGCAAGACCGCGGTGGCTATCATCAGCCAGACTGCTTTGCCGGTGATTTCCTCTTCCTCCTCTTCCAGCGATACATTCGCCGAATAGAGAAGGCTGCTTATACCCAGCACCATCGCCTCAATGATGACGACGACTCCCCGCAGCAATGGCGTTTTTCGTATCCAGCCCGTATATATCGAGGAAAGAGGTCGGCTGTTGGTAATTACCTCGCTGTTGGGGCGCCGCACGGCAGTGACCACCGCCTTTTGGCCTCGTATCATCACCCCTTCGATTACCGCCTGACCCCCGTAATGGAACTTCGCCTTCATCAATGTTCTCCGATAATGAAAAAGGAGCGGTGCTGATAATCCCGCTCCCCATTTTCAATCAGCGTGCTGATTTAGTCTTTCACCTTGTAGCGCTTCTTGAAACGTTCCACCCGGCCGGTGGCATCAAGGACACGCCTTTCTCCGGTATAAAACGGGTGGCACTGGCTGCACACCTCAACCTTCAGCTCCTTTCTGGTGGAGCCGGTGGTAAAAGTATTGCCACAGGAACAGACAACCCTGGCATCATTGAAATATTTGGGATGAATCTTATCTTTCACGGCTGCTAGCTGGCGTAAACGCTGACCTTTCTTCGATTATTCCTGACCGGCTCAAAGCTGACCATCCCGTTAATGAGAGCAAAGAGGGTATGGTCCCGGCCAACCCCGACGTTGTTACCGGGGAATATGCGAGTACCTCTCTGCCTGACCAGAATGGTACCGGCGTTAACTGTTTGCCCGGCAAACCGCTTCACGCCGAGTCGTTTTGGTTGGCTGTCCCGCCCGTTTCGACTGGAACCGCCTCCTTTTTTATGCGCCATCTTTGGTCACTCCTTTTCTGCGGCGGCGTGGTTTTTTCACCGGCTCTTCCGGAGGTGCCCCGGGGCCGACTATTCTGTCGATGACCAGTCTGGTATGAAATTGCCGGTGCCCTGTCTTTATGCTGTAGCGAACCTTCGGTTTATATCGAAAGACAACGACCTTATCGCCCTTTCCCTCTCCCTGCGAGGTGGCAATTACCTTGGCTCCCTCAACCGTTGGTGTGCCCAGCGTTACTTTGGCATCATCGGCGATACACAGGACTTTATCCAGTTCCACGCTGCTTCCTTCAGCCACGCCCAGCCGTTCAACCTCGATTGTCTGGCCCGGAGACACTTTATATTGTTTGCCGCCGGTTTCAACTATTGCGTAAATGGTAAACCTCCAAACACAAAAACCAAATCATTATACCAGTTGCCATGCTCAAGTGTCAAATACGAGAACGCAGTTCAAGCCATAGCTCTACGACTCTGTCCTTGAGTTCGTCAAGGGTGCAGTCGGTATAGATGACTACGTCTGCCTGGCTGGTTCTTTCTTCGTCGGTCAACTGAGCACGGATGCGGGCCAGCGATTGGTCTTCAGGCATTCCCTTTTGCTCTCTGAGCCGCCTGATTATCGTTGCTTGCGGGGCACTCGCCACCCATACCTCATCGACCATAGGTTTCCATCTCGCCTCCAGAAGCAGCGGTGCTTCGATTACGACTATATCAGCAC includes:
- the panC gene encoding pantoate--beta-alanine ligase, coding for MQVIETIAAMRRIRKQLEEPVGFVATMGFFHEGHLSLVRKARAENASVVVSIFVNPAQFGPTEDFNAYPRDLPRDLSLLEKEKVDVVFAPSVEEMYPPGFNSWVDVEGVTERLEGASRPGHFRGVATVVNKLFNIIQPNVSYFGQKDAQQALVIKKMVQELNLDIEIVTLPTVRESDGLAISSRNVGLNPEERKAAPVLHRALWLAQELWGKGEKDAESIRRQMRELIQQEPLATIDYVSIADPETLEEMEEVRTPALVSLAAKIGKTRLIDNVVVG
- the hisA gene encoding 1-(5-phosphoribosyl)-5-[(5-phosphoribosylamino)methylideneamino]imidazole-4-carboxamide isomerase; the protein is MEIIPAVDIKGGRCVRLYQGDYEQETVFSDDPLEVALKWQAKGAPRLHIVDLDGAVAGELRNRDIIREISRAILIPVQLGGGIRHLETIETLLKEGAERVVLGTAAVENAELVAEACRKFRDSIVVSVDANEGQVAIHGWHQTTELNALAFIKAMIKLGVRRFIYTDISRDGTLTEPNFNAISEVIDATRAPVIAAGGIASLNHLKMLKKLGAEGAIVGKALYTGDIDLKKAIADISQIG
- the hisI gene encoding phosphoribosyl-AMP cyclohydrolase; this translates as MESIDNLKFNEQGLIPAIAQEEDTGEVLMLGYMNEEALRRTLASGEVWFYSRSRQELWHKGATSGNRILVRSVWTDCDGDTILVRAKPLGPVCHTGSRTCFFQQLNEDGTIVTPQDEG
- a CDS encoding DUF1385 domain-containing protein, whose protein sequence is MKAKFHYGGQAVIEGVMIRGQKAVVTAVRRPNSEVITNSRPLSSIYTGWIRKTPLLRGVVVIIEAMVLGISSLLYSANVSLEEEEEEITGKAVWLMIATAVLLAVVLFLIIPLFLTRLFNPYISSSLVFHLIEGAIRLVIFIAYLKLVGLLPDIRRIFTYHGAEHKAVNAYEHGASLEVETVKTHDKAHVRCGTSFLFVVLVIAIVVFALVGRPALWLMVLSRILLIPVIAALGYEFIHFGARHTNNPLVKAVLLPGLWLQGMTTKEPEDDQIEVALAALKKALEIDAEEMPQPSS
- the rpmE gene encoding 50S ribosomal protein L31; translation: MKDKIHPKYFNDARVVCSCGNTFTTGSTRKELKVEVCSQCHPFYTGERRVLDATGRVERFKKRYKVKD
- the rpmA gene encoding 50S ribosomal protein L27, with the protein product MAHKKGGGSSRNGRDSQPKRLGVKRFAGQTVNAGTILVRQRGTRIFPGNNVGVGRDHTLFALINGMVSFEPVRNNRRKVSVYAS
- the rplU gene encoding 50S ribosomal protein L21 codes for the protein MYAIVETGGKQYKVSPGQTIEVERLGVAEGSSVELDKVLCIADDAKVTLGTPTVEGAKVIATSQGEGKGDKVVVFRYKPKVRYSIKTGHRQFHTRLVIDRIVGPGAPPEEPVKKPRRRRKGVTKDGA